CGGACAAATTTCCTGCTCGGCTGCGGGCGGCGCCCGGACCCCGCGGCCTCCGCGCGTCCGCACGACCCTCCTGCGCGCCCGGCGGGGACGGCGGGGCGCCCGGGAGATGCGGAGCCGCCGCGGCGGCGGGATCGGCGCGACCGGACCGGCGCCCCCGAGGTGAGCGCGCGCGGGGTGCGGGCCGGAGCAGGCCGGGGTCGCCGCCTCGGCCGCCGCCGCGGGAGGGGCCGCGCCGGGGTGCCGGGTCCCCGAGCCCGGTCCCTGCCGGCCCGCGGCGCGGCCGGTGCCACTGTCAAGGGACCGCGCGACCCCGGCCCTCGGGCCCCGGGCCCCCCCAGCCCAACTTGGCGACCAGGTTGGCAGCTCTCGCGCTCCCTCTGGGTAAACGGACCAGAGGAGCGTGTGTGTCTGCGGGTGGCGACGGCGCCGGGGGGACGGCGACAAGGAGGACGCGTGTGAAAGCAGGCGAGACCGAGAGGGGGTGCCAGGCGGGTGTGTTGGGGGCTGCCGCACGCAGGGGTCGAGACGAGACGGGCGCCTTTGGAGGAAGCGTCTCCGAGTTGCACCAACTCCGGGAGGGGCGTGCGCTGCTGTCCAGGCGCCCCTTGCCTTGCCAGGGAGGGGAGCGGAGGGGGATGCCGCTGGGGGCTCAGAGATGCGGCAGGGAGTGCGGGGGAAGTGGGCAGGCCCCGCTGGCCCAGGCCGGCCCGCGGCGTCAGCGGGGTGACCTGTCAGAGTTCCTGCGCCAGAGGGCAGCGCAACGCCAAGCCCGCGGGCTTCCCGGGACCATCTGGGAAAGGCCGGACAACCCCTAGGATGGAGAGGCATAGCCAAGCCCTGAGTGATTGTGCTGGACTTGACCTAAATTCCTTCCTGGCATGGCAAACCTTTCTAGAAAGGTGAAACAATTATACCGGCAGAATTGTGATATCGATCTGTCTCGGAAGAGGACCTCTCTACCAGAGTTTCAACCCAGGAAACTCAAGGAAAGAGGAATCCGGCTCCGTGTGTGCTTGTATTCTAGAGAGAAAGGTGGTAGAACTGGATCAAAACCGGCAAAGGCTGGTCACGTGTTTCAGAAGTCCCTGGGCCCATGTCCAGCCAGCTCCTGACCCCCGGTGCCTCTTGACCCAGGGCCCCTGGAGGTCTTTGTGTCTGAAAGGTCAGTGAATTCCTGCCTGTGCAAAATAGACTCATGCCCATATAAActgtggcagggagggggcaacGGGAGGGCCGTGCCTTTTCAGAACCAGAGCTCTCAGCCAAAGGAGGGTGTGAAAGGGTGGGTGCCGGTGGCCCAGGCTGCCTCCTGACTGCCACGGTCACTCATCCTTCGTGGTATGGGGCAGAGCTCAGTGTGCGAATAGGACTGAGGTCTGGGCTttctgagcacaggctctaagcctTCGGGGAGCAAAGGGCCAGGTGGTGACATGAAACGGGCCCTGACCCGGTGTGCCGCTGCCTCTCGCCGTGATCTCAGGGGCTGAGGTCTGTGTTCGTTGGTGTCAGTGTTGCCTGTGAACCAGcaactgcccctcccctccccacaaaatCCCCAGACTTTCCATGTGTCATTGAGACCTAAGAGCTAGATTTGTCCCTGTAGAAGGCCAGGTCGTTAGATGAATCCAGATGGTTTTAGATTTAAAGCCATACCCACTTAGCGCCCCCAGCCAAGTGAGTTGTGGGCAGTGGTTGAGGGAGTTCATGTTACTGTCACTGTGATGCCTCCTGGGACCCCTGTGGAGGCACAGAGGAAATGTGAAGCATTGCGGTCAGGTCCACAGGCCCTGCACAGGGGCCACTTCTCACTTCTGTGGAGGGACACCTGGCCCCGAGATGGCCTGGGAcagcgcctccagggaagcctgcaGAAGCCTGCCGGAGCTCTGTGTCCTCGCGCTTTACCCCTTCCCGtccaggggtgtgtgtgcgtgtgtgtgtgcaaatcATCAATCCCTGAGAGCGGCTGCAGCAGCCGTCGGATGGGGGTCCGGGGTCCGCAGAGGGGGCGTATTGAAGGTGGATGTGTGAGGAGTTGACAGCAGTTGATGGTTGGCTAGCAATGAAGCTGGAGTGTGAAGGTGGGTCTCCTTTGAGCTGTGCCCCCGCTGGTCTACTTGCCTCTCCTGCTGCCACCATGATCCCAGTCCAAGCCATCCCCCTTTAGCAAAACTCCCTCCTTCCAGGTCAGAGGCACATCCTAGCCCAGACCAGTCCTCTGCGATTCCCAGGCTCAGGTGCCCACTCTACCTTTCTTCTGGAATATGTCAAATGCCCCCAACTCAACATGTCCCACATCAAACCTGTGAACTCCCCTGACCCAGCCCAACTCTTTCCTAATGTTTTCTTTATCCGTCTAATCACACCAGCCTCCACCCTGCTGTGGAAAGACATGCTGGATTGTCATTTCCCCGAGGACCATGCTGTGTCCTCTGTGCCCAGCCAGGCAGGTCCCCGACGGGAGGCTCTGAAAGCTATCATTGGACGAATTGAAACATTTTAGGAGCGCATCTGCGGATGTAGGGGAGTCTCTGTCTTTTTAGGGGATGTCCGTCGTGGTTGATAGGCagccactcatttttttttttaatgtgactgaACTGGATCCTGGAGAGATAAGAGAGGTCTGTCTAGGGACCACATTGACAGTGCTTCTGGAGATGCCCGACATACTTGCTAAAATGACTGTCTGACCTGGACCAGAGCGACCCCAGATGACCTCCCAAGGAGGCGGGTTGGAGATCAGTTAGGAGCCCCATGGACGCCACCCTCCGTTCCTTTATTTGACATGTCTTTTTCGTTTATAATGTTTGAGTTACACTTGCAGAGGTTCTGCTGTcagaagaagaacaaatataTCCGTTAGGATAAAGACTGGCCTTCTCAATATTTGATTATCACTAGGAAGAAACTGCGTGTTCCAAGATCGCCTTCAGCACTTCTCTTGGCGTGCCATCTCCTAGGGAACCAATGGCTCTGTGCTCCCTGAAGGCACCCCTCTGCTTTCCCGATTCTCAGAGATGGAGCCTGCTCAGTGCCCTACTCTGAATCTCCTTCCCCTTTATCTCCGTCTTCGGGACTCCTACTCATACCTCAAGGCCCACAAACGCCTGTCTCCACAAAGCCTTCCTAACCCTCCTCCGCAAGAGATATCGCTCTTCCTTTTTAGTTCTGTAGACGGTTACCTGTCCTGAAGCAGCTGTGAGAATCTATTTTGATTTGCAGTTGACTTGTTTATCTCCTCTACCGGGTCATTTGTGTTTTCAGGGTGGAAGGTATGTTTCTGAGAGCCTGGACTTTGGGTTCAGGtatggattcaaatcctggctctggtaTGACCTTGGCTGAGTTGTTCAAGATTCCTGCCTCAGTGTTCTCTCCTCTAGAATGGGAGTGATGATCTCCACTTCACAGGACTGTTGTGAGCGTGACAGTTGATGCATATAAAGTACCAGGCACGTGGCCGGCACTCCGTAAGTTGTGGCTATTAGTCCCCTCCGGTACCCGAGGCTGTGTATCGCATGCAGTAAGAAACAGTGAtgtctgaatgaataaatgaacaaactcaGAACCCACACGAGTAGACAGATACCTTTTGCGTGCCTTCCGCAGTGCTAGATCAAATCAATACGGTGGGACATGCcagttaactttattttttgcctgATAATTTGAAGGATGATGTAACATGTGCGTGATTAAGTATTTTAATCTGTGCTCCGTGAACAAATCCATTCTTTAACACACTCCATTGACTCTTCAATGTGCGAATGATCCGGTAGGCGGAGGTGCAGTGTTTTATGTGCATTAGCCTGGGCTCGTGGGCTGGATTAAACCAGGCTGTGTGCCAGATGCAAGTGAGCCGAACCCGGCATCGAGAAGTGGTGTGGTCCAGAACCAGCGTGGCCCCAGGGTCAAGAGAATGGCTTCTAGACTAGAAAGCAAAGGCTGTGAAACCGTGGACTGGCCCCCAAACCCTCAGAGCTTCACTTTGCTTACCTCCAGAGAGAGACGTGTGGCACTGGGCCATCCCTGAGCCCCTCCGAACCCCAGTGTGCTGATCGATTTCACCCACGCGCGCTGGTCCAGGCAGTGCTGTGGACCGCACGCCCGGCCGCATCCACTGCTGGGTGGCCTCCCGTTCCCGGTTCGTCACAGGGGCCCCATCCTCTCTGCGCTGGGTACCAGATCTACCCAGAGTAGGATTAGGCTCGTGGGTATATTCAGCATGGTGTTAGTTTTACCTGCTGACCCCAGACATACCGAAAGGCTTTTTTTGGAGAGTTAACTTCTCACTGTTCTGTCACTTGGGTTTTTCTCCGAAAGCAGAGTGCTGGATAACATTCTAGGTGGTTGGAGCTCTAGATCAGCTGCACCAGAGGAAAGCGGGTTTCCTTGAGTTTTACTAAATCCTCCAACAGATATGCAGGTGTACAGTTGTGGTGCCGGATGCAGGCCGGGAGACCCCTAGTTTGGGGGTTACCAAACTGGCTTCCTTGTCTTCTCTCAGTCTGGCTGCCGTTCCCCAAACCTGGTCCATCAGGGGCCGCCCCAGGTGTTCTCCCTGGGGAGTTTTGATGTGGTTCGCAGCCTCTTTGAACTCACACGGCTCCCGGCCCAGAGCCAGAAATGTGAGCCTGATGTCTTTCTTCCAACTGTGCAGATACTTCAAAGGAGTTGTCAAAGCTTacgaaataaaaaattttagcagtatctttcagaaaaacaaacataccCCTTTATATTGATCCCCAGCGAAATAAGAagcaagtaaatatatttttttaatgtgcgtTTTTACATAGGTTTCAAATATAATCAAGAGTATATTGGATGAGAGATCCAAAAAGGTGacaatgttttctttctccctgaaaCAAACATAAACTCCAGCAGGGGACAGAGGAgagtttgaaggaaaaaaacgaTCCTTGGTTATGTGCTAAAAACCTGAAGCGTTCTGGGCAGGTGTTTTGCCGTTCTGTTTATCGGGTGGGGAATGAAGAATTGATAGGAAAACTTGTCTGGACCCCAAGACTGGGTTCCAGCAACGCTAAATATGATCTGGCGGGAAGGCTTATGCCGGAATGAGTGTTCAGCGTTCAGCCGTGCTCCCCGCAGGTGCACTGGCTGCATCATCCTCTCCAGGGATGCTGGGCTGCTCGCCAGGTGCCTGGAGCTCACAGGGCATCCAGGCCTCCAAGAGAAAGTGGAAAGtggaggagtggagggaggggaggaagggacagaCCCGAGTGTGAGCTGTCCCGGGCAGTGGAGGAGGCTGTATGCATAGGGCTCCCCCAGCAGTGATTTTAGTCTGTCTGAAAACCAGCAGCGGATCTGAGCCCCGGGCTTTGCTTTTCACTGGCAggtgcccagcccagggctcagagCACAGACTTTGGGGCAGAGCGATGGGGTCAGGCTGGGGCTCTTGACACTGAGGCTCTGGGCAGGTGACTTACTATCTCCCAGTGTGATCCCTCCTCTTTCTGATGGCGACAGTGACACTTCCCAAACAGGGTTGTTATGTGGATGGATGGGGGGGTCACGTATAGAGAGCACGGCCTCCTGCTTACCAGACGGTCGCTGGTACTGCTATGACGTCCAGGAGTCCAGGGGCGACAGGACCGCCGTCAAAGGCTCGAGGTGATCTGAGCTCTGATTTCTGCTCAGCTGCACTTGCTTTGTCCTCAAAGCAAGTCACTCCAGTTCCACTCTGTAAACACAGGCATTTTTGGTTATTAATGTCCTTAAATCTATTTGGTCGTTTCCAGCTGAACATTAGTCAACGATTTTTGTACTAGGGAGCAaattacttccatttttcttctcagcTAAGACTTTTGAATATCCTGTCGCCTAGCTCCTTGGTTACAATGTGTTATTCTGAGTGACCTTTGTACTCAGCCCTGTTATTTTGTTTCTGACCCCAAAAGGACTTGGCGTTTGCAGGCTGTGTCCCAGGGACGGGGCTTCCATGGGTCTCTGCTCGGCTGAGTTCAGCAGACTTGgccttgactcctttgtcaatATGCACACGTGCCGGGGGTGGGAGCCCGCTGGCGCAGAGCCCGGCCAGTGCCAGCTCCTGTCCCAGCAGGTACCCCGTTAAACCGTGGGAGCTCCggcctccctttcttcctctctggttCAAAAGGCTGGCCTCAAAGGGGGACACCCGCTTACATGATTTGATGTCACAGCCCTGGggcctcccctccctcactcGCCAGTCTGGCTGGACTCTTGTCACAGGATAAAGCTTTTCTCTGGTCGTTTGAAATATGGCTCAGGAGGGGCTTTGAGGGCTTTGAGGGCACCAGTGGTCAGTTTTTCTTACGTCACAATTTTTCCCAGGGCTGGCCTGCTCTTAGCCATTTTATACTAATCCACTTGTTACAAAACAGGGAGACTATCAAGATACTAAGCTTTTTATCTTCTAATGATTGTCATCTGAGGAGGCCTCCAAATTTTTCATTCCAGAATGGGAGCCCTGGGTCCTAGTACCTGTAGGCGAGAGTTAAGGACCAAGGCGGCATAGCCTGAGATGATTTCAGAGAGCAAGGGGGTGACCTGTCACTTCCATTAGGGCACGGAGCGAACGTTTAGATCCAAACACACTGCATCTCAGAAGCAGAAGCTCTCTCAACAATTCCAGGGGAACAGGGGTAGGGAATCAGTATGAATTAACAGAAAGTCAGGATATTTGTACCCTTTTATGACATTCAGGGATTTACAGTAACTCAGTCTGGGCTCACAAAGTGTTGCCTTAGGGCACTTGCTTTAATGACTAGAAAACACATAAATGCGCtttcagagagattaaaataCTTTAGCTtcttaaacatgtaaaaataaaccCATCTTAGTTGCACTATGACATTGGCTAATCAAAAGAAACTCCCCTTTGCAACCACATTATTTCAAGTCGTCTCAAAACCTGCCTGGTTACTAGTAAAAGTATTCCTTGTAATGAACGCTTTTCTTCAGTAGGTGGTTTTTCTGGCTCTGAAAGTGGCCTTAGTTTTATAAACAGCCGAACATTTAAGTCCTGGACATCAAAATGCTTTGAAACAGTCACCCCGTCCTTCAAGTTCAAATACAGTTGGCTCAGCACTGTCTCCTCCTGAGCTTCTGGCAGCACTTCATTAAGTGCATCAGTAATTCAATAAATTACTTTTCGCCAGTGTTGCGAACATCAGCTAAAGCTCAGTCGTCTCTTGGAGATGGTATCAGTCTGCTCATTTAAATTcctttgagcaaagacctgattTTGGCCCAACACAATATAAAAATGCAAGAGCcagaaatttaataattttccacAGAATTGGGCCAAGCTAGGCCTATTCTTAGCCAGCCAGTGATATTCTTTCAAAGGATATTTCTTGGTTTTCATCAAATGTGGGTAGTATTTAAAAGAGTCTGTAAGGTCGTAGAGAAGGGGCAAATGGggatttaaacatttattgagtatctacgaTATACTTGCACTGGGCTTAACACCGGTGTTACAAAAAAGTCACAGGGCCTGTCCTATGGGTGCCCCACACCCATAGGAGGGCAAAAGCCATCATTTCCAGGGCATATATAACGTAAAGGTGGATGCAGAGGTGGAACAGAGCTGTCAAGACGGGCTTTTGAAGCGAGGGCCTGGAAGGGCTTCACCAAATAGAGCAGGCTTCGTTTTCAAGGATGTTTTCTTGGCAGCCAACAGGGCTagaacattccagacagaggggtCTCCGTGTGCTTGCCCAGCGGTGAAAAGTAGTGTGACCTATCTGAGGAACAGCGGGTATCTGAGTgcagctgaggcccagggatGATGAGACTGGGACAAGACAGATGGAAAAGCTTGGGATTCTCCAGACACTTCTAAGAGTCTGGGTTCTGTGTGATGGCCCAGCAGTTCTTAAGCTGTTTGAGCTCATGTCCTCCTTTGAGATTCGGAGGAAGACTATAGACTCATCCTGCAGAAAAATGCATGCGTCtacagttgtttgtttttacagtttCACGGGTCTTGCCTGACCAAGGCCCTGAGGTTTTTGGCTAGGAAGACTGCTTTGCACCTGGGCCAGATGCAAGGTTAAGGCCTGATGATAAGACCAGATTGTAGGCTGAGTTGGAGGTGCCTTTGGCGGGGAGCCAGGGAATTTGGTGACTAGAGGCAGGTGATTCTACTACGGAGAGTCTGCCCAGCGAGGCTTGAGGACAGTTTTTCATCTTGAAACTGGTAATGACAATGTTTGTGCATCACCCTgctgtttatctttctttttatgagaAATTTGGTTACAGCGTACATTGCACATGGGGGATTGGACAGTATTCctaataaaataacatgaaatagGTCATTTAATGGTGGCTGTTGTCATCAAAGAAGCCGGCTCAGAGGAATTGTGGTAGGAAGGCCTCATGAACCTGCATGTGGCCACCGTTGGCCTCTGACAGGTATAGACTGGGAGTCACCCCACTCTCTCCCTGCACCCAGGACTCTTGCCTTGCAGACCTCAGTCTAGCTTGCTGCATCacattttaagtttcctttttaaGTGGAGAAAAGCCAGATTTGAAGCGATGACGTTTATTAAAGGAGTGGAACACGGCAGCTGGGGGAGAGGCTCAAAGAATCACGGTCACTTATGCAAACCCAATCTGAGGGATGCTTAATGCAGCTGGCCCGCCCCAGCCGGTCAGCACCCTGGCAGTTGGCCCTCtggcagaaagagaggaaagacgCACGCTTACAAGAGCGAAGAAGGCCGGCTGCCCCCGAGGAGGAGCTTCTGACAGAGGTTGAGTGCCTTTGCCGATTTCTTAGCCAGCCGGAGTGAGAACCTTCCCTGTAGATTTCCACGAACTGGCCCAACTGGGAAACTCAAGTTCTGTCTTCCATGCCAGGGAAGGGGAGTTTTCCTGAGGGCTCCCTGGGCTGTAAAACACCCTTCAAAGTCATGGAGGTCAGGAATGATGGTGAGACCCCCAATTGCATTGcattagaaattcattttctcaggacttccctggcggtccggcgGTGAAGACTCCgcactgccactgcagggggcgcaggttcgatccctgatccgggaactaAGATGCACGtgccgtgcggccaaaaaaaaaaaaaaattcattttctcccttcattttacaaatggagccGCAGGTACCTTTGTGTGCAGAACAGTGCCCAGGACGGACATACGACCTGGCTCAACGCAACCGCGGTTTTGTGCTCAGGAAACTGAATTCACTGCACACTAAAGAGGCACCCCTCCCACTGattttcatcaaataaaaaagaaaacacttttactCATTTCTAGTTATTTTCTCAATAACCttcatcatttgtttttaggtaacTAGAAATACGTTTCCCGTGTAAGTCCTTCAGTTTACCAAAAACCAAAGCCAATTCtgtgaaataatgtcatttgcagctacatggatggacctagagacgatcatactaagcgaagtaagtcagaaagagaaagacaaatatcatctgatatcacttatgtgtggcatctaaaatatgacacaaatgaacttatccaggaaacagaaacagactcacagacatagggaacagactgtggttgccaagggggagggggtgtgtgggagggaaggattgggagtttgggattcgcAGCCGCAAACtgttatacatagaatggataaacaacaaggtcctactgtgtagcacagggaaacatattcaatatcctgggataaactgtaatggaaaagaaaataaatgaataaataccaaAGCCAAGTCTACCTTTTTGCTTTAGACATTTTCTCTTTGAGAAGTTTGAGGAACCGTGTGAGCTCCTGTTTAGAGTCTGAGGACAATGCCCGCCCTAGGTGAGCAGCCTGAGACTTTCCGGGGTCACGATGCCTGTTCCTGGTACCACGTCCTGACCCGgactgagcatctttttttttttttttttttttaacgtaactTACTTTTTATTGAAAGTATCTTTGCATTCGTGACTGGTGCTTTCTGTGTTCCACCGCACATTTTAACATTaaaggttaaattattttttacacaCAAGTAGTGTTTATGGCTTTCCCCACATAGGGTTACTGATTATAAAAAGATGACACACCACATGGGTCAAgtgtcttttttaattgaaaagccAGCAAACTGTCTAATTCTATTTCCTCTCAAACCACAAACTGAGTAGTAACTGAGCCTCTAGCCAACATATTCAAAGCTGAGaggattaaaaatgcaaaaacacgTCCTCAGATCCAATTAAGGGAGCCCTGCTACATACAGCCTAATCAATACCAGTGGACTCCGGGAAGCTGGAAGACATTCTGATAACCCCATTCTGATAACATTTACCTCAAATAGCCTTTTTCCAGTTTCCAACTCATGAATAAAGATAATACGTTGTTAAttctatttcagaaaattttttgcAAGTTGTTTTATTTACAATGCCAACTTTTAAAAGTCACTAAATTCAAGTTAACTGGACAATAAACTAGGCAGAAATTGCTTTACAAAAAGAGGGAAAGCCCAAAACGCCACTTTCTATAGAGAACCCACAGTTCAGTTttattcagagcaaagaaaaaagaacttttggTCATACTAGAAGAAACTGAGCCATAAGTTTGGAATCTGTACTGAAACTACACATGCAATGAGGACAACATTCTGCTAATACAACTGATTTGCTGCTGCATTTGTGGACTGTTTTTCTAatataccggggcacgaacccgcgtcccctgcatcggcaggcaggcgctcaaccactgcgccaccagggaagccctgtaaaatCATTTTTGATATTGAATGTCTTTCAGGTCTCCTCAGTAGTTTTCCCTTTGATCATATTGGCAACAGTCTTGCAGGTAACATCACACAAACCTTTGATGTCTAAGTAGTTTGCTGCTAGTATAAGGTCAAAAAGTGTTCCTTGGTTAACTTTCAGGAATTCTTGATCCCAAACAGGGATGTCATCTGTTCCCTTTGCTTTGCTCTCATCATCCTCAGGAGGAGGAGGATCATCCTTGTGGTGGGTGCACCACTGAATGACCTTTTTTAATATGGCTGCATTAACATTTCGCAAGGGGACTGGATCATCATCTCCTTCATCATCCATTCCCAAATCTTCCAACATGGTCTTAATAGTCACAGATTGTTTCACAATTTCAACATCAACTTCAAATATCTCTCCATCAGAACTCTGCAACTTAATTGAAGGCATGGTGTTAGGACTCAAGGAGATGGCGGGCCAGAGACTGATGAGAGCAGGGCGGTgtctgcaaaaagaaaaacagacaagcgGAGAACAAGGCCAACCGAGCATCCTTTTCCTGTTCTCACCACCCTGGTGGGCTGACCCCTTtatcctccctcctgtgtctgaCCCCCTGTTCAGGTTTGGGGCTTCGGGAAATGGAGGCCCCTCATCTGCTTCCATCACACGAAAGCCTAGCTTATCTGTCTGTTTCGACAGGAGTTGAACGTTCCAGCCTCGAGCAGAGTCTGGAGGTGAGGGGCTATGGCCTCACTGCTGGGCCTCCATCTTGTGTCTGCTCGGCCTGAGTCTTGCCAGCCTGTGTGGCTGGGTGTGGTTTCGGCCCGGCCAGCTGTGTCCAGGCGGTATTTTAGAAGGCAGTCACGTGTGTTTCTTGCACGTGGCATGCTTTTGTTTAGCAAATGATTTATGGTTTGTTACAGTAAAATGCACAGCCTGAATGGGCAGGCAGTGCCGGGAAGAAATCAATGACATCAATCCTCGTTATTTTACTTTGcaatggatttttttgttttgttttgtgtcagTATAGCAGTGATTTGTAAGTGCTTTACAGAGATTATGCTTTCTTTAGTGACTGGCAGCTTGGAGATTGGAGCAGCCAGGCTCGACGTGCCGTGTCCATCTTCAGACCCGGCAGGCGGGGGCGTGGCCATGCTTCCCAGAGCGACTTCTGAGCCGATGGCCTGAACGACGTTGGGTGGGAGTTGCTTGGCTGTGTGGATGTAATGGGCTTGATTGATGGCAGCTGTATGCACTGAAACGTGTGGAGTGATTGGTGTCTGGTACCCTGGGGCTCGACCCCTGTTGCCAATGATACGAGACATCGGTTAGGCGCCCATGAGGAGAATCCCTTGGCCCCCCTGGAGCCCGAGGGGGGCCTGCCTTCTGGGAGGAGCCCCTTGCTGCCTCCACTCGGAGTCTGGTTGAGGGTCCACTCTGTTCCCCATCCCCAGCCAGGGTACGTATCCCCAGGGAGCTGGTGGGTGTGCACCTGCCCTGAGGTCGCCACACTCCCCTCTGATCACCGTGCTAGTTGGTGGGGGTCCCGGTGGCGGGGCACAGAGAGCAGCTCCCATTCCTGATGTGGCTGTAGCCCCCCGGGCCCGTCTGTGGGAGCGTCTGCTGGAGAGTCTGTGCCTGGGTGTGGGCTGACCCTTCTTCCACGACTCCCCTGGCCTTCCCGGGGGCCCCGGTGCAGAGGAAGGTGTGATGTCGCCCCGCAGACGGGGAGAGGCGGGCTGTGTATTGTCAGGGATCTGAGGGTGTCAGAGGTGGAGACACGGTTCCTTCCACCTGGGTTCACAAGAGGCCTCCTTGACTTACGTAACCGAAGGTTCGGGAAGAGCGGGATCCAGTGGCTCA
This sequence is a window from Physeter macrocephalus isolate SW-GA chromosome 20, ASM283717v5, whole genome shotgun sequence. Protein-coding genes within it:
- the LOC102982384 gene encoding S-phase kinase-associated protein 1-like, whose product is MPSIKLQSSDGEIFEVDVEIVKQSVTIKTMLEDLGMDDEGDDDPVPLRNVNAAILKKVIQWCTHHKDDPPPPEDDESKAKGTDDIPVWDQEFLKVNQGTLFDLILAANYLDIKGLCDVTCKTVANMIKGKTTEET